From Anopheles arabiensis isolate DONGOLA chromosome 3, AaraD3, whole genome shotgun sequence, a single genomic window includes:
- the LOC120899841 gene encoding uncharacterized protein DDB_G0283357-like isoform X6 produces MANPRKFSEKIALHNQKQAEETAEFERIMREVLDVTSKADDGTNLTELKPYTQPETIKVKKEISPKASTPSHTRESRGRTPGGPMRNRQSSRNHDTSPYGNSTVHLIPPMESNWHRSISDSAIHQSLCQNQQQDATHLTTHTPLTLSPTVQRKISNAQHISKVHNNHMTNNHHNHHHHHHHPSNHHDNGSTQDIRSRSSTALPRLPGINIYPSQNHPDSIQIPIPSNTGSLPDLTSVGYPSMYPATLDQEYDPNGQNHSYCPSPLGTSPSSLSPTSAIQNHHHHPHPRANSFSGGVSSATGGNGSGGGGGGGGGGGSSGGSGNSVGGGYPIPTSHANSGSVSPTGSGISCSPSASSVAPIANMGNAVNHNNGATLNNGIKGKKAKPQTISSQPFLSVPDSNRYSFMSKVNNTYDTNQQQSVQQQHQQHQQQPQAQSPQQQQQQQAQQQQRIPTLDQISYDSFTQITDGLASPNQNSPESILYGSHGNMSPQIMSDYRTRPSPGSSPGLALVNNPDSNSSAPCSPVSHTVGSNNGPTYDKYPTSDVYVQNTLPQYLEHITLDWTTLVQSLVESGCTLTAQVQGDTDFTTNQMVFSGFDETYLTMNNGLGIRTHTGHGNGHTQVHQTATQQTNQLNSINCQNMQNMQNTNMSNMYNGTTEPLLSLPNTQSLIEPQTPTIPEIVFTDYSTRDDFEADLGLGHMDFQSIQMLSDTSTMIDPMDEDSFRRDLQ; encoded by the exons GCGGACGATGGTACAAACCTGACGGAGCTGAAACCCTACACGCAACCGGAAACGATCAAGGTGAAAAAGGAAATATCTCCCAAAGCCAGCACACCGAGCCATACGAGAGAATCCAGAG GGCGAACGCCTGGAGGACCCATGCGTAATCGGCAATCGAGTCGAAACCATGACACGTCACCGTACGGCAACAGTACGGTTCATTTAATTCCCCCGATGGAAAGCAACTGGCACCGTTCGATCTCGGATTCGGCAATCCACCAGAGTCTCTGCCAAAATCAG caacAAGACGCCACCCATCTGACCACTCACACACCTCTAACGCTAAGCCCAACAGTGCAAAGAAAGATTTCAAATGCTCAACACATTTCGAAAGTACACAACAACCACATGACCAACAACCATCataatcatcaccatcatcatcaccatccgaGCAATCATCACGATAACGGATCGACGCAGGACATCCGGTCACGCTCCTCTACCGCCCTGCCCAGGCTACCCGGCATCAA CATCTACCCGTCGCAGAACCATCCCGACAGTATACAGATACCGATACCGAGCAACACGGGCTCGTTACCCGACCTGACTTCCGTCGGTTATCCCTCCATGTATCCGGCAACGTTGGATCAAGAGTACGATCCGAACGGACAAAACCACAGTTACTGTCCG agcCCGCTCGGTACCTCACCCTCGTCGCTTTCACCAACCTCTGCCATCCagaaccatcaccaccatccgcACCCGAGAGCGAACAGTTTCAGCGGTGGCGTCAGTAGTGCGACCGGAGGAAACGGTtccggtggtggaggaggaggcggaggaggaggaggcagcAGTGGCGGCAGTGGCAACAGTGTTGGAGGCGGCTATCCCATTCCGACCAGCCATGCGAACAGTGGGTCCGTCAGCCCGACCGGCAGCGGTATCAGCTGCAGTCCCAGTGCGTCGTCGGTGGCCCCGATCGCAAACATGGGGAACGCTGTGAATCACAACAATGGCGCAACGCTTAACAATGGCATTaagggaaagaaagcaaagccACAAACCATCTCTAGTCAG CCTTTTTTATCTGTACCAGATAGTAATAGATATTCGTTTATGTCGAAG GTCAACAATACTTATGACACTAATCAGCAGCAGTcagtgcaacagcagcaccagcaacaccagcaacaaccacaaGCACAGTctccacagcagcagcagcagcaacaagcacaacagcagcagcgaataCCAACGCTGGATCAGATAAGCTACGATAGCTTCACTCAGATCACCGACGGTCTGGCGTCGCCCAACCAGAACTCACCCGAAAGCATACTGTACGGATCTCATGGAAATATGTCCCCG CAAATTATGTCGGACTATCGAACCCGACCCAGTCCCGGCTCCAGTCCAGGGCTTGCGCTAGTGAACAATCCCGATTCCAACTCCAGTGCACCCTGCAGTCCAGTGTCCCACACGGTGGGCAGTAACAATGG ACCAACTTACGATAAATATCCAACCAGTGACGTTTACGTACAGAACACCCTACCACAGTATTTGGAACACATCACACTG GACTGGACTACGCTGGTTCAGAGTCTAGTAGAGTCCGGATGTACATTAACCGCGCAAGTGCAG ggtgaTACCGACTTTACCACCAATCAAATGGTCTTTAGCGGG TTTGATGAAACCTACTTGACGATGAACAATGGTCTCGGTATACGCACTCACACCGGCCATGGCAATGGGCACACGCAAGTCCACCAGACAGCGACGCAGCAGACGAACCAGCTTAACTCGATCAACTGTCAGAATATGCAGAATATGCAAAACACCAACATGAGCAACATGTACAACGGGACGACGGAACCGCTGCTCAGCCTGCCCAACACCCAATCGCTTATTGAGCCCCAAACGCCCACGATACCGGAGATCGTTTTTACAG ATTATTCGACTAGGG acGATTTCGAGGCAGACCTTGGGCTTGGTCATATGGATTTCCAAAGCATCCAGATGCTCTCCGACACCAGCACGATGATTGACCCGATGGACGAGGACAGCTTTCGACGAGATTTACAATAG